A single Lancefieldella parvula DSM 20469 DNA region contains:
- the nagB gene encoding glucosamine-6-phosphate deaminase produces MRIVRTRDYEDMSRKAANVISAQIILKPNCILGLATGSTPIGTYTQLAEWNKKGDLDFSQVSTYNLDEYRGLSHEDPQSYHYFMRKNLFDLVNIDIENTHVPDGSNPNVAEACSEYDALVAAAGYPDLQLLGIGHNGHIGFNEPDDHFSKGTHCVDLTESTIQANSRLFDRMEDVPRQAYTMGVQTIMSARSILVVANGEDKAQAVYDMCYGSITPQCPASILQLHTNCTVIADEAALSLCPAQ; encoded by the coding sequence ATGAGGATTGTTCGTACACGTGATTACGAGGACATGAGTAGAAAGGCAGCAAATGTTATTTCCGCTCAAATTATTCTAAAACCAAATTGCATTCTTGGTTTGGCAACTGGTTCCACACCAATTGGAACATATACGCAGCTTGCCGAGTGGAATAAGAAGGGCGATTTGGATTTCTCGCAAGTTTCTACGTACAACCTCGACGAGTATCGTGGGCTTTCTCATGAAGATCCTCAAAGCTATCATTATTTTATGCGTAAGAATCTTTTTGACCTGGTAAATATTGATATTGAGAATACTCATGTGCCTGACGGATCAAATCCTAATGTTGCAGAAGCTTGCTCTGAGTATGACGCTCTTGTTGCTGCGGCAGGATATCCTGATCTTCAGCTTCTTGGTATTGGTCACAATGGTCACATTGGCTTCAATGAACCAGACGATCATTTCTCTAAGGGTACGCATTGCGTTGATCTTACTGAGAGCACTATTCAGGCAAATAGTCGCTTGTTTGACCGCATGGAGGATGTCCCTCGACAGGCGTATACCATGGGAGTACAGACCATTATGTCTGCTCGTAGTATTTTGGTTGTTGCAAACGGTGAGGATAAGGCTCAGGCCGTCTATGACATGTGTTACGGCTCTATCACACCTCAGTGTCCTGCATCCATCTTGCAGCTCCATACCAATTGCACTGTTATTGCTGACGAGGCGGCACTTTCACTCTGTCCTGCTCAGTAG
- a CDS encoding Veg family protein, whose product MENEIPPVNRVDEIHQKLLELQGQKIKVKANMGRSRIIERTGVLVNAHPSLFIVEVGERRGRTARQSYQYVDVLTGTVELFDVETGERLFDFEFEE is encoded by the coding sequence ATGGAAAACGAGATTCCGCCAGTTAATCGTGTTGATGAGATTCATCAGAAGCTTCTTGAGCTTCAGGGTCAAAAAATTAAGGTTAAAGCTAATATGGGACGTTCTCGCATTATTGAACGGACCGGCGTTCTGGTGAATGCTCATCCATCTTTATTTATTGTAGAAGTTGGCGAGCGTCGCGGTCGTACTGCACGTCAGTCTTATCAGTACGTTGATGTTTTGACCGGTACGGTTGAACTTTTTGACGTTGAAACTGGCGAGCGTCTGTTTGATTTTGAGTTTGAAGAGTAA
- the rph gene encoding ribonuclease PH — translation MKSDSTLQSNASSQPLRSYNRAWDQIRPVTLERNLMKNADGSCLVSFGDTRVLCAATIEEGVPAWRRASRAGWVTAEYAMLPASTNQRTKRERANRKGRSMEIERLIGRSLRSVVDLNRLGEYTITLDCDVLQADGGTRTASITGAWVALHDALFSLVEKDVLSRLPLTGQVAAISMGVVDGQVLLDLDYPEDSHADIDMNLVGTESGQIIEVQGTGEGGPFDREKLNQLLDVGQAGIAHLVELQNQVTGFRE, via the coding sequence ATGAAGTCTGACTCTACGCTGCAATCTAACGCTTCTTCGCAACCTTTACGTTCGTATAATCGTGCGTGGGACCAGATACGACCGGTTACGTTAGAACGAAATCTTATGAAGAATGCTGATGGATCTTGTTTGGTTAGCTTTGGTGATACGCGTGTGCTTTGTGCGGCCACCATTGAAGAAGGAGTTCCCGCCTGGCGTCGTGCTTCTCGTGCTGGTTGGGTGACTGCGGAATACGCAATGCTACCAGCATCAACAAATCAGCGTACTAAGCGAGAGCGCGCCAACCGTAAAGGTCGCTCTATGGAGATTGAACGTCTTATCGGGCGCTCCCTGCGTTCTGTTGTGGACCTGAATCGTCTTGGCGAGTACACCATTACGCTTGACTGCGATGTTCTCCAAGCAGACGGTGGCACTCGAACTGCCAGTATAACCGGTGCGTGGGTGGCGCTTCATGATGCGCTTTTTTCGCTTGTCGAGAAGGACGTCTTGTCCAGACTTCCCCTTACAGGTCAAGTAGCGGCAATTTCGATGGGCGTAGTTGATGGACAAGTGTTGCTTGACCTGGACTATCCTGAAGACTCACATGCAGATATTGATATGAATCTTGTAGGTACCGAGTCTGGCCAGATTATTGAGGTTCAAGGTACGGGCGAAGGTGGACCGTTTGATCGCGAGAAACTCAATCAACTTTTAGATGTTGGCCAGGCAGGAATTGCTCATCTTGTTGAGCTGCAAAACCAAGTTACTGGATTTAGGGAGTAA
- a CDS encoding transketolase, translating to MDVDLKQVAREVRKSILTQVFTAKSGHPGGSLSATEILTYLYFKEMHVDPTKPNCCCRDRFVLSKGHVTPALYGVLAERGFFPKEELKTFRALNSRLQGHPNMNDTPGVDMSTGSLGQGVSTAVGMALAGKKFNKDYRVYALLGDGEIEEGQVWEAAMFAGNHQLDNLTLIVDNNNLQLDGTLEQINTPQPIGEKFKAFKFHVIEVADGHDFDQLAAAFAEARTIKGQPTVIIAHTVKGKGVSFMENQVGWHGKAPNQEQYEQAMKELEGEVA from the coding sequence ATGGACGTCGACCTTAAACAGGTTGCTCGTGAGGTGCGCAAAAGCATCCTCACGCAGGTTTTTACGGCCAAATCCGGACATCCCGGTGGCTCGCTTTCTGCAACAGAAATCTTGACGTATCTCTATTTCAAAGAGATGCATGTAGACCCCACCAAGCCAAATTGCTGCTGCAGGGACCGCTTTGTGCTCTCAAAGGGTCACGTTACGCCAGCGCTTTACGGCGTTTTGGCCGAGCGCGGCTTCTTCCCCAAGGAGGAGCTCAAGACCTTCCGTGCGCTCAATTCGCGCCTTCAAGGTCACCCCAACATGAACGATACCCCCGGCGTTGACATGAGCACCGGCTCTCTGGGCCAGGGTGTCTCCACTGCCGTTGGTATGGCGCTTGCCGGCAAGAAGTTCAACAAGGACTATCGCGTCTATGCACTTCTGGGCGACGGTGAGATTGAGGAGGGTCAGGTCTGGGAGGCCGCAATGTTTGCAGGCAACCACCAGCTTGATAACCTCACGCTTATTGTTGATAACAACAATCTGCAGCTTGATGGCACACTTGAGCAGATTAACACGCCGCAGCCAATTGGCGAGAAGTTCAAGGCGTTTAAATTCCACGTTATTGAAGTGGCGGATGGACACGACTTTGATCAGCTTGCAGCGGCATTTGCTGAGGCTCGTACCATTAAGGGTCAGCCGACCGTTATTATCGCCCACACCGTAAAGGGCAAAGGCGTCTCCTTCATGGAGAACCAGGTAGGCTGGCACGGCAAGGCTCCTAACCAGGAGCAATACGAGCAGGCTATGAAAGAGCTTGAGGGAGAGGTGGCATAA
- a CDS encoding 4-(cytidine 5'-diphospho)-2-C-methyl-D-erythritol kinase — MNSTLMTASTSYSGRQSAQVPCKINLHLGIHTQKNQRGYHKVDSLMVPVAIYDTVTVNDAPELTVTHDPTLCVIPERTTTWKAAVLLAHKLGISPDVSIDVHVHIPEKAGLGGSSADAAATLRLLAERWGVDSLDPLVVDVAKSVGADVPFFLDPRPSLMLGAGDTLEEAYTPTCDAPLVIVLPAEKGILTQAAYDQFDVAPEPPASYEALASLFTSGEKTVQQVADLLFNNLAPAAKILEPHVAEVEAWLKQQPGVLGAQVSGSGSSSFALCESQDAADAIADAAKAMGWRGYSTQCEL; from the coding sequence GTGAATAGTACTCTTATGACTGCTTCTACGTCTTATAGTGGACGTCAATCCGCACAAGTTCCTTGCAAGATTAATCTTCATCTGGGTATTCATACTCAGAAAAATCAGCGAGGCTATCATAAAGTTGATTCACTTATGGTTCCCGTGGCCATCTACGACACCGTTACGGTTAACGATGCACCGGAGCTTACGGTAACGCACGATCCTACACTCTGCGTTATACCTGAACGTACAACCACGTGGAAAGCAGCTGTACTTTTAGCGCACAAGCTGGGAATTTCTCCTGATGTCTCTATTGACGTGCATGTACACATTCCCGAGAAAGCCGGTTTAGGTGGATCGTCTGCCGATGCAGCTGCAACGTTGCGCTTGCTTGCTGAGCGTTGGGGGGTTGACTCGTTAGATCCGCTGGTAGTTGATGTGGCAAAGTCTGTTGGAGCCGATGTACCGTTCTTCTTGGATCCGCGTCCTTCTCTTATGCTTGGTGCTGGCGATACGCTGGAAGAGGCTTATACACCTACATGTGACGCACCGCTTGTCATTGTATTACCTGCAGAAAAGGGTATTTTGACACAGGCCGCCTATGATCAGTTTGATGTTGCTCCAGAGCCACCAGCATCGTATGAAGCACTCGCTTCATTGTTTACTTCTGGCGAGAAAACCGTCCAACAGGTAGCTGATTTACTGTTTAATAATCTGGCGCCAGCTGCAAAAATACTTGAACCGCATGTTGCTGAGGTTGAAGCTTGGCTTAAACAGCAGCCAGGTGTTCTTGGGGCTCAAGTCTCGGGTTCTGGTAGTAGTTCGTTTGCACTTTGCGAGTCTCAGGATGCAGCGGACGCTATTGCTGACGCTGCTAAGGCAATGGGATGGCGGGGCTATTCCACTCAATGTGAGTTGTAG
- a CDS encoding 3-hydroxyacyl-CoA dehydrogenase has translation MDISQVKNVVVAGGGVLGSQIAFQTAYRGYKTTIWLRSEASIERARPKIEHLREVYLNTLEAMKTNPKAYAYGLIAQDEITPEKLDQLKEQVERAYSNLKLTSDWDEAFGDADFVIESVAENPEQKIEFYTELAKHLPEKTIVATNSSTMIPSMFAAATGRPEKYLALHFANEIWRNPIGEVMGHAGTAQENFDMVVKFAASIRMIPVKVLKEQPGYLLNSMLVPLLVSAEQLWANGVGDVEDIDRAWRIGTGSPKGPFQILDIIGLVTAYNVALMNPAAKDPESVQGRIVALLKEKIDKGETGVAAGKGFYEYK, from the coding sequence ATGGACATTTCGCAGGTAAAGAACGTTGTTGTTGCCGGTGGCGGCGTGCTGGGCAGCCAGATTGCATTCCAGACTGCTTATCGCGGCTACAAAACCACCATTTGGCTGAGGTCCGAGGCTTCAATTGAGCGCGCTCGTCCAAAGATTGAGCACCTCAGAGAGGTATATCTGAACACTCTTGAGGCTATGAAGACCAATCCTAAGGCTTACGCTTACGGTCTTATTGCTCAGGACGAGATTACTCCAGAGAAACTCGACCAGCTTAAAGAGCAGGTAGAGCGCGCATACAGCAACCTCAAGCTCACCTCCGATTGGGACGAGGCTTTTGGTGACGCAGACTTTGTCATCGAGTCTGTCGCAGAGAATCCAGAGCAGAAGATTGAGTTCTACACCGAGCTAGCCAAGCATCTGCCCGAGAAGACTATTGTTGCAACCAACAGCTCAACCATGATTCCAAGCATGTTTGCCGCAGCTACTGGTCGTCCCGAGAAGTACCTGGCTCTCCACTTTGCTAACGAGATCTGGCGTAACCCAATTGGCGAGGTAATGGGTCACGCAGGCACCGCTCAAGAGAACTTTGACATGGTCGTCAAATTTGCAGCAAGCATTCGTATGATTCCAGTCAAGGTCCTGAAGGAGCAGCCTGGTTACCTACTGAACTCCATGCTGGTACCTCTTCTGGTTTCCGCTGAACAGCTCTGGGCTAACGGCGTCGGTGACGTCGAGGACATCGACAGGGCTTGGCGCATTGGCACTGGCTCTCCAAAGGGTCCATTCCAGATTCTGGACATCATTGGCTTGGTCACCGCATACAACGTTGCTCTAATGAACCCTGCAGCTAAAGACCCAGAGTCTGTACAGGGTCGTATTGTTGCGCTTCTCAAGGAGAAGATTGACAAGGGCGAGACGGGCGTTGCTGCTGGCAAAGGCTTCTACGAGTACAAGTAA
- a CDS encoding PTS ascorbate transporter subunit IIC: MPVVEFFVNVLSTPAILVGLVALLGLALQKKPVEDLIKGTLKTIVGFLVLSAGASFLQSGSLLAFGEIFNFAFDMQGVVPNNEAVVSLALGEFGQATAIIMCIGMVLNIVLARFSRFNYIFLTGHHTLYMAAMLAIILHVGGLSGWMLYISGACLLALIMVLSPAYCQPTMRKVTGSDSVALGHFGGVGYWLAGMVGKLFASDRENSTENIKFSKRLIFLRDNTVSIGLTMIIMFMVITGVAVSRGLLTMVPAGTTAAEFASNPQYAGFQHLADLLNIGTETTTNWIVWAFTRGLSFAGGVYIILSGVRLIIGEIVPAFKGIAQKLVPGAKPAIDCPIAFTYAPNAVIIGFLSSFVGGILGLLILGVINAQIAAVALILPGVVPHFFCGATAGVFGNAEGGIKGCIAGAFVHGLLITFLPALCMPVFTLMGFTSATFSDADFSVMALIFGNVALNVQGAILTGICVLCFCLPIIFNFVAPKKAVEQKSE; encoded by the coding sequence ATGCCTGTTGTTGAGTTTTTTGTAAACGTGCTATCAACACCAGCCATCCTAGTTGGCCTAGTTGCCTTGCTAGGTTTGGCACTCCAGAAGAAGCCTGTTGAGGACCTTATTAAAGGTACCCTTAAAACCATCGTTGGCTTCCTTGTTCTTTCTGCAGGTGCAAGTTTCTTGCAGTCCGGCTCTCTCCTTGCCTTTGGCGAAATCTTCAACTTCGCTTTTGACATGCAGGGCGTTGTTCCAAACAATGAAGCCGTTGTTTCCTTGGCACTTGGTGAGTTTGGTCAGGCAACCGCAATCATCATGTGTATCGGTATGGTCCTGAACATTGTTCTCGCACGTTTTTCTCGCTTTAATTACATCTTCCTCACCGGTCATCACACCCTTTACATGGCAGCCATGCTTGCTATCATCCTGCACGTCGGCGGCCTTTCTGGCTGGATGCTCTACATCTCCGGCGCATGCCTGCTTGCTCTGATTATGGTTCTGTCTCCTGCTTACTGCCAGCCAACTATGCGCAAGGTTACTGGTAGTGATTCAGTTGCTCTTGGTCATTTTGGTGGCGTTGGCTATTGGCTTGCTGGTATGGTAGGTAAGCTTTTTGCTTCCGATCGCGAGAATAGCACCGAGAATATCAAGTTCTCCAAGCGTCTTATCTTCCTGCGCGACAACACCGTTTCTATTGGTCTGACCATGATTATTATGTTTATGGTTATTACTGGCGTTGCTGTCAGCCGTGGCCTTTTAACCATGGTACCTGCAGGAACTACTGCGGCAGAGTTTGCTTCTAACCCACAGTATGCTGGTTTCCAGCATCTCGCTGACCTGTTGAACATTGGTACTGAGACCACCACAAATTGGATTGTTTGGGCATTTACTCGCGGTCTCTCCTTTGCTGGCGGTGTTTACATCATTTTGTCTGGTGTCCGCCTGATTATTGGCGAGATTGTTCCTGCATTTAAGGGTATTGCTCAGAAGCTTGTTCCTGGCGCAAAGCCTGCAATTGACTGTCCAATCGCATTTACCTATGCTCCAAACGCCGTTATTATCGGCTTTTTGAGCTCCTTTGTTGGTGGCATCCTTGGCCTGCTTATTCTTGGTGTTATTAACGCACAGATTGCTGCTGTTGCTCTGATTCTCCCAGGCGTTGTTCCTCATTTCTTCTGTGGCGCAACTGCAGGCGTTTTTGGTAACGCAGAGGGCGGCATCAAGGGCTGCATCGCCGGCGCATTTGTTCATGGCTTGCTTATTACCTTCCTGCCTGCACTGTGCATGCCAGTCTTCACCCTCATGGGCTTCACTTCCGCTACCTTCTCAGACGCTGACTTCTCCGTCATGGCTCTGATCTTTGGTAACGTTGCCTTGAACGTTCAGGGTGCAATTCTTACTGGTATTTGCGTTCTTTGCTTCTGTCTTCCAATCATCTTCAACTTTGTTGCTCCTAAGAAGGCAGTAGAGCAGAAGTCCGAGTAG
- a CDS encoding transketolase family protein, with amino-acid sequence MADVQKIATREAYGKALIELGKEHDDLLVFDADLAEATRSGKYGEEYPNRFVDCGIAEANMIGMAAGVAATGHKVFATSFAMFTSGRAFEQIRNSVGYPHLNVKIGATHGGLSVGEDGATHQCNEDIAVMRTIPGMTVIIPSDAVEAEAAVKAAYDHDGPVYMRFGRLPVPVFNTNPDYHFELGKGIVLKEGTDVTLVACGLMVPVALEVAEQLAAEGVNAEVINIHTIKPLDTKLIAASATKTGKVVTIEEHSVIGGLGSAVCQALSENTPVPVKVIGVQDTYGESGPALQVLAKYGLDTPSVLVSVKEFLK; translated from the coding sequence ATGGCAGACGTACAGAAGATTGCCACCAGAGAGGCATACGGAAAAGCTCTGATTGAACTTGGTAAAGAGCACGATGACCTTTTGGTCTTCGACGCTGACTTGGCAGAGGCTACTCGCTCCGGAAAGTACGGCGAGGAGTATCCTAATCGTTTTGTGGACTGCGGCATTGCTGAGGCTAATATGATTGGTATGGCAGCCGGTGTTGCAGCTACTGGTCACAAGGTCTTTGCAACTTCGTTTGCAATGTTCACTTCTGGCCGTGCGTTTGAGCAGATTAGAAATTCGGTAGGTTATCCTCACCTGAACGTTAAGATTGGCGCTACTCACGGAGGACTCTCGGTAGGAGAGGACGGCGCCACTCACCAGTGCAACGAGGATATTGCTGTTATGCGTACCATCCCTGGCATGACGGTTATCATCCCATCCGACGCTGTTGAGGCCGAAGCCGCTGTCAAGGCTGCTTACGACCATGACGGTCCTGTCTACATGCGCTTTGGTCGCCTTCCTGTTCCTGTGTTCAACACCAACCCTGATTACCACTTTGAGCTTGGCAAAGGCATTGTCCTTAAGGAGGGTACTGACGTTACGCTGGTAGCCTGTGGCCTTATGGTTCCCGTGGCTCTTGAGGTGGCCGAGCAGCTGGCAGCAGAGGGTGTCAACGCTGAGGTCATCAACATCCACACCATTAAGCCTCTGGATACCAAGCTGATCGCCGCTTCTGCAACAAAGACTGGCAAGGTTGTGACTATTGAGGAGCATTCCGTCATTGGTGGTTTGGGTAGTGCAGTTTGTCAGGCTCTTTCCGAGAATACCCCTGTTCCAGTCAAGGTCATCGGCGTCCAGGATACCTATGGCGAGTCCGGACCAGCACTTCAGGTTCTTGCTAAGTACGGCCTGGATACTCCAAGCGTTCTCGTATCCGTTAAGGAGTTCTTGAAGTAA
- a CDS encoding FAD-dependent oxidoreductase produces MIHKEITWNNLRIPVVGSFDVVIIGGGVSGSACGIRCVNEGLSTLIVDKSNLLGGSATRALVCPMMPTYVRHLPVLSSIEQELLASGDATRDNYTTMIWFAPERLGEVYEQLYAAKDGQILYDTSLVAVVLSDSDGEKTITHAILASTEGLIAVAAQTWIDASGDAVLSRAAGVPVAAGDKDGINQVCSLRFTMGGIDVERYRDYVLSLDDHFSPLVDGYFFESAMVAGKNFKLEPKFREGIEAGILEEEDLRYYQIFSLPGKPGCMALNCPHIASMRTNTTGAARSNATIEAHARIRRLVTFLQRMMPGFEQSYLMEQASLLGVRESWRVEGQVMLTEEDYVNQARFDDGLVRGDWYIDVHSNKGGLFHKNTYKQGDYYEIPFRSMVTKHISNLGVIGRCISTTFLMQASVRIIPTVTDMGDAMGTACVLAKRTSTPLAKLDGAAVRAEVEQMKALNL; encoded by the coding sequence ATGATTCATAAAGAAATTACCTGGAATAACCTACGAATTCCTGTTGTTGGAAGTTTTGATGTAGTTATTATTGGCGGCGGTGTTTCTGGTTCTGCCTGTGGAATTCGCTGTGTTAATGAAGGTCTTTCAACGCTCATTGTGGATAAGTCAAACTTGCTAGGAGGATCTGCTACACGAGCGCTTGTATGCCCGATGATGCCTACGTATGTCCGTCACCTGCCTGTTCTTTCTTCCATTGAGCAAGAGCTTTTGGCTTCAGGTGACGCTACGCGTGATAATTACACTACCATGATTTGGTTTGCTCCTGAGCGCTTGGGAGAAGTATATGAGCAGCTTTACGCTGCTAAGGACGGTCAGATTCTCTACGATACGTCTCTTGTAGCTGTAGTTTTATCTGATTCTGATGGCGAGAAAACCATTACGCATGCAATTCTCGCCTCAACCGAGGGCCTGATTGCAGTAGCTGCTCAAACGTGGATTGATGCATCTGGCGATGCGGTTTTGTCCAGAGCTGCTGGCGTACCAGTTGCAGCTGGTGATAAGGATGGCATTAATCAGGTTTGCAGCCTGCGTTTTACCATGGGTGGTATTGATGTTGAGCGTTATAGGGATTACGTGCTTTCGCTTGATGATCACTTCTCACCATTAGTTGATGGATATTTCTTTGAGTCTGCAATGGTTGCGGGTAAAAATTTTAAGCTGGAGCCAAAGTTCCGCGAGGGAATTGAAGCAGGCATTCTTGAAGAAGAGGACTTGCGCTACTATCAGATTTTCTCGCTTCCCGGAAAACCAGGTTGCATGGCATTAAACTGCCCACATATTGCAAGTATGCGTACAAACACTACGGGAGCTGCACGTTCCAATGCAACGATTGAAGCTCACGCCCGCATTCGCCGGCTTGTTACTTTCCTGCAGCGTATGATGCCTGGATTTGAACAAAGCTATCTTATGGAGCAGGCTTCACTTTTGGGTGTTCGTGAGAGCTGGCGCGTTGAAGGCCAGGTAATGTTGACTGAAGAGGATTACGTTAACCAGGCCCGATTTGATGACGGTCTTGTTCGTGGCGATTGGTACATTGATGTTCACTCCAATAAGGGTGGACTCTTCCATAAAAATACGTACAAACAAGGTGACTATTACGAGATTCCGTTCCGTTCGATGGTCACCAAACATATCAGCAACCTGGGTGTTATTGGTCGTTGTATCTCTACGACTTTTTTGATGCAGGCAAGTGTTCGCATTATTCCAACGGTGACCGATATGGGAGATGCTATGGGTACAGCGTGTGTTCTCGCAAAACGTACGTCAACACCATTGGCCAAATTGGATGGCGCGGCGGTTCGTGCAGAAGTAGAACAAATGAAAGCGTTGAATTTATGA
- a CDS encoding PTS sugar transporter subunit IIB: MAIQKILCCCGSGLGSSLMVEMQIQDVLNELGISGVEVEHSTVSDVTPGAADLFIVARDLEDFIADIPDSEKIILSNILDKDEMKEKLTEKFGL; encoded by the coding sequence ATGGCTATCCAGAAAATTCTTTGTTGTTGCGGAAGTGGACTTGGCTCCAGCCTTATGGTTGAGATGCAAATCCAGGATGTTTTAAACGAGCTGGGCATAAGTGGAGTTGAGGTTGAGCACTCAACGGTTTCCGACGTTACTCCTGGTGCAGCTGACCTCTTCATTGTTGCTCGCGATCTCGAAGATTTTATCGCTGATATTCCAGATAGCGAGAAAATCATTCTCTCCAACATTCTTGATAAAGACGAAATGAAGGAAAAGCTTACCGAGAAATTTGGCCTGTAA
- a CDS encoding FtsX-like permease family protein, producing MNLLTKIAVGNVRRNLSDFGVYFAALATGACLMYSYAASGDYLFALVNDESVRSLFVAEANYSLAFGILPFLVFLNVTSYANKFLIRRRLPEFAQYELAGLEKKDVIRILRYETILVSGSALIGGIVIGIAISPFVEMIVSWSYALPMKFVVVASPLGAIVTTIIFFITMLVLSRGSKRILKKSTLLQMMSAKKENDSSKPLSISRAIFDACIGVLLLAIVYVVCAQAPFAFIGFMIPFGACAIFGSFFVFRSTLVLLPRILKKIPGIWYRGLTAFSVRQAEGVARNASKAMTCSAALSSVGMCMFVFAVVLRTQIFEVISSQDMSASDVSGPFGVIVFTCSFYAVVLLVFSSVILAVQQLSLAADNKERYYKLYELGASREILSKSLLTGVLCNFLLPGIFTVIHAIFGLNVIRFMSVEMFQTAIEPSIWPVALLTLFGFVVYFFITYIGAKKNALSMHI from the coding sequence ATGAATTTGTTAACAAAAATTGCAGTCGGAAATGTACGCCGTAATCTTAGCGACTTTGGGGTTTATTTTGCTGCATTGGCAACGGGTGCTTGCCTTATGTATTCATATGCAGCGTCTGGGGATTATTTGTTTGCCTTGGTGAATGACGAATCGGTCCGTTCACTTTTTGTTGCGGAGGCAAATTATAGCCTGGCATTTGGTATTTTGCCTTTTTTGGTGTTTTTGAATGTTACGTCATACGCAAATAAATTTTTGATTCGTCGGCGTCTTCCTGAATTTGCTCAATATGAGTTGGCAGGTCTCGAAAAGAAAGATGTCATTAGGATATTGCGATATGAAACTATTCTGGTTTCAGGAAGTGCGCTCATTGGTGGAATTGTAATAGGTATTGCTATTTCGCCATTTGTAGAAATGATTGTAAGCTGGTCGTACGCACTACCAATGAAATTTGTTGTTGTTGCTTCTCCATTGGGTGCCATTGTGACAACAATAATATTTTTTATAACAATGCTCGTGCTCTCTCGGGGTAGTAAACGCATCTTAAAGAAGTCTACGTTATTGCAGATGATGTCTGCAAAAAAAGAAAATGATTCATCAAAACCACTTTCAATTTCACGAGCAATTTTTGACGCATGTATAGGCGTTTTGTTGCTGGCAATTGTTTATGTTGTGTGTGCTCAGGCTCCGTTTGCCTTTATTGGTTTCATGATTCCCTTTGGTGCCTGTGCCATTTTTGGATCATTTTTTGTATTCCGCTCAACACTTGTGTTACTTCCACGTATTCTTAAGAAAATTCCAGGTATATGGTATCGAGGTTTAACCGCATTTTCTGTGCGTCAAGCTGAAGGTGTCGCACGCAACGCTTCCAAAGCTATGACGTGTTCAGCAGCCCTATCTTCTGTAGGTATGTGCATGTTTGTCTTTGCCGTTGTTCTTCGTACTCAAATTTTTGAGGTAATTTCTTCACAGGATATGAGTGCTTCGGATGTTTCTGGACCTTTTGGCGTTATTGTATTTACCTGCTCTTTTTATGCGGTTGTGTTACTTGTATTTTCTTCTGTCATCTTGGCAGTCCAACAGCTTTCACTTGCTGCAGATAATAAAGAGAGGTATTACAAGCTGTATGAATTAGGAGCTTCTCGAGAAATACTTTCAAAAAGTTTGCTCACTGGCGTACTGTGCAATTTTTTGCTCCCGGGTATTTTTACCGTGATCCATGCAATTTTTGGACTTAATGTTATTCGTTTTATGAGCGTAGAAATGTTCCAAACTGCCATTGAGCCAAGTATTTGGCCTGTTGCATTACTCACACTTTTTGGTTTTGTAGTGTATTTCTTTATTACGTATATCGGAGCAAAAAAGAACGCATTATCAATGCATATTTAG
- the rdgB gene encoding RdgB/HAM1 family non-canonical purine NTP pyrophosphatase, which produces MSQDNATNQNTKAVFDPNKTIVVATGNTHKLVEIEAILSKVMPGISFVALGQLGDFPDPEENGKTFRDNALIKAMAALDEVDCVAAIADDSGLCVDALDGAPGIYSARYAGEHGNDAANNKKLLAELADVADAERTARFHSTVALVYRDGRVLVGEGDCEGVIGHEPKGCNGFGYDPLFWPNDAPGKAMAELSPNQKNAISHRFHALQNLSEQILH; this is translated from the coding sequence ATGAGTCAGGATAACGCTACTAACCAGAATACTAAGGCTGTATTTGATCCCAACAAGACCATAGTTGTGGCAACGGGAAACACTCATAAGTTAGTTGAGATTGAGGCAATTCTTTCTAAAGTTATGCCTGGTATAAGTTTTGTTGCCCTTGGTCAACTGGGTGATTTTCCTGATCCAGAAGAAAACGGAAAGACTTTTCGTGATAATGCGTTAATTAAAGCAATGGCTGCACTTGATGAGGTAGATTGTGTAGCAGCTATTGCTGATGACTCTGGTCTTTGCGTAGATGCTCTTGATGGCGCTCCTGGAATTTATTCTGCACGTTATGCAGGAGAGCATGGTAATGACGCCGCTAACAATAAGAAACTGTTGGCTGAGCTTGCTGATGTTGCAGACGCTGAGCGTACTGCACGCTTTCACTCAACTGTTGCCCTCGTATATCGTGACGGTCGCGTACTTGTAGGTGAGGGAGACTGTGAAGGCGTTATTGGTCATGAGCCAAAGGGCTGCAATGGTTTTGGTTACGACCCGCTGTTTTGGCCGAATGATGCACCAGGTAAAGCTATGGCAGAACTTTCTCCCAATCAGAAAAATGCTATTTCCCACCGTTTCCATGCACTGCAAAATCTCTCAGAGCAAATTCTTCATTAA